One genomic segment of Nothobranchius furzeri strain GRZ-AD chromosome 10, NfurGRZ-RIMD1, whole genome shotgun sequence includes these proteins:
- the kptn gene encoding KICSTOR complex protein kaptin, whose protein sequence is MLRESYPFVEDSFSRFPSQSNIYGLCQAGEQELLAATLKGKVVCFRYQELQQKVRPVAKEVQFTYIPVDAEIVSIDAFNKSSPRRGLVVGITFIKDSGDKATPFLNIYCDYEPGSEFNLESIAQSCLNLELQFTPFQLYHTEVQCADGGSDTVFLLSGHDQRIHLYKENVSLHQFEEQPVERLFPELQQLPSNVLWLDMLGVAAGRRLSAFGCQNGCVGLALVDQNGPEVLQSWRVQFDSPISRVLLFPMSCQMKSSEPSCEKSEEMEVYNLLITSTIEMAIVYRDLQKHGLSCSSCLSGSDQWDAVLCALVIDLDFDGQKEVLLGTYGQELLCYKFQPAGSEQEGVFQLQWRRSFKSPLLSIIYLDLTGDGLRELAVLTLKGLHILQHSLAYTADLVLERLTQKVSALTSSSELQPAEAANTQEADAPVPIQEENTSC, encoded by the exons ATGCTCCGGGAGTCGTATCCCTTCGTGGAGGACAGTTTCAGTCGTTTCCCGTCGCAGAGCAACATCTACGGACTGTGTCAGGCCGGGGAGCAGGAGCTGTTAGCGGCCACTCTCAAAGGGAAGGTGGTCTGTTTCCGGTACCAGGAGCTGCAGCAGAAAGTCCGACCGGTGGCCAAGgaggttcagttcacttacattcCAG TTGATGCAGAAATTGTTTCTATTGATGCATTCAACAAGTCATCACCCAGAAGAGGCCTGGTGGTGGGCATCACCTTCATAAAG GACTCTGGGGACAAAGCTACGCCCTTCCTGAATATTTACTGTGACTATGAACCCGGCTCTGAGTTCAACCTGGAGTCCATTGCTC AAAGCTGCCTGAATCTGGAGCTGCAGTTTACTCCATTTCAACTTTACCACACAGA AGTGCAGTGTGCTGACGGAGGCAGCGACACGGTGTTTCTGCTCAGTGGTCATGACCAGAGGATCCACCTGTACAAGGAG AACGTCTCTCTGCACCAGTTTGAGGAGCAGCCAGTGGAAAGGCTGTTCCCTGAACTCCAACAGCTGCCCAGCAA TGTGTTGTGGTTGGATATGTTGGGTGTGGCTGCGGGACGGCGACTCTCGGCGTTCGGCTGTCAGAATGGCTGCGTTGGACTGGCTCTGGTCGACCAGAACGGACCAG AGGTTCTGCAGAGCTGGCGAGTCCAGTTTGACAGTCCAATCTCCAGAGTGCTGCTGTTCCCAATGAGCTGCCAAATGAAGTCCAGTGAGCCCAGTTGTGAAAAAA GTGAGGAGATGGAGGTCTACAACCTCCTGATAACCAGCACCATAGAGATGGCCATTGTCTACAG AGACCTGCAGAAGCATGGTTTGTCCTGCTCATCGTGTCTCTCGGGGAGTGATCAGTGGGATGCGGTCCTCTGTGCTCTGGTCATTGACCTGGACTTTGATGGGCAGAAGGAGGTTCTGTTGGGGACATATGGACAG GAGCTTCTGTGTTACAAGTTCCAGCCTGCAGGCAGTGAACAGGAAGGAGTGTTTCAGCTGCAGTGGAGGCGAAGCTTCAAGAGTCCTCTGCTGTCCATCATCTACTTGGACCTGACTGGAGACGGTCTCAGAGAGCTGGCTGTCCTCACGCTGAAAGGGCTGCACATCCTACAG CATAGTCTCGCCTACACTGCTGACTTGGTCCTGGAGCGGCTCACCCAGAAGGTGTCAGCGCTGACCTCCAGCTCTGAGCTACAGCCAGCTGAGGCTGCAAACACTCAGGAAGCTGATGCTCCAGTTCCGATCCAGGAGGAAAACACTTCATGTTGA